One window of Aliarcobacter lanthieri genomic DNA carries:
- a CDS encoding DedA family protein, which yields MLSEIINFIVQTVGSLGYIGIFIMMFIESSFIIPFPSEVVMIPAGYLAYKGEMSMFLVVLSGILGSLTGALFNYYLALKLGRKLLLKYGNYVFIKEETLEKIEQFFKEHGHISTFFGRLIPVVRQYISLPAGLAQMNFAKFTLYTTLGAGIWMIVLAYLGYFLGNNEELLKEYLHQIIILILVVIAICSYIYYKIYKNKRRDAKQNN from the coding sequence TTGTTATCAGAAATAATTAACTTTATTGTTCAAACTGTTGGAAGTTTAGGTTATATTGGAATCTTTATAATGATGTTTATTGAGAGTTCATTTATCATTCCATTCCCATCAGAAGTTGTTATGATACCAGCTGGATATTTAGCATATAAAGGTGAAATGAGTATGTTTTTAGTAGTATTATCAGGGATTTTAGGTTCACTTACAGGGGCTTTATTTAATTACTACTTGGCACTTAAATTAGGAAGAAAACTTTTATTAAAATATGGAAATTATGTTTTTATTAAAGAAGAAACTTTAGAAAAAATAGAACAGTTTTTTAAAGAGCATGGACATATTTCTACTTTCTTTGGAAGGTTAATACCAGTTGTAAGACAATATATTTCTCTCCCAGCAGGGCTTGCTCAGATGAACTTTGCAAAATTTACTCTTTATACAACTTTAGGTGCTGGAATATGGATGATAGTTTTAGCATATTTAGGATATTTCTTAGGAAATAATGAAGAACTGTTGAAAGAATATTTACATCAAATTATAATATTGATTTTAGTTGTAATAGCTATTTGTAGCTATATTTACTACAAAATTTATAAAAATAAGAGAAGAGATGCTAAACAAAATAATTGA
- the rplS gene encoding 50S ribosomal protein L19 — protein sequence MKNRYIASFEAAQIASKEIPAFRAGDTVRLGVEIKEGEKKRVQTFEGVIIGRSGNGVDATFTIRKLGANSIGVERIFPLYCESLKSFDVIRRGRVRRAKLNYLRELKGKAAKIRELKK from the coding sequence ATGAAAAATAGATATATTGCAAGTTTTGAAGCAGCACAAATTGCTTCTAAAGAAATTCCAGCATTTAGAGCAGGAGATACAGTAAGACTTGGTGTTGAGATTAAAGAAGGTGAGAAAAAAAGAGTTCAAACTTTCGAAGGTGTAATTATAGGAAGAAGTGGAAACGGTGTTGATGCTACTTTTACAATTAGAAAACTTGGTGCAAATAGTATTGGGGTTGAAAGAATATTCCCATTATACTGTGAATCTTTAAAATCTTTTGATGTAATAAGAAGAGGTAGAGTAAGAAGAGCTAAACTTAACTACTTAAGAGAGTTAAAAGGTAAAGCTGCAAAAATTAGAGAGTTAAAAAAATAA
- the trmD gene encoding tRNA (guanosine(37)-N1)-methyltransferase TrmD, with amino-acid sequence MKFTFVTLFPNLIEPYFKDSILKRAVDSSFISYEFYNPRDFTTNKHKKVDDTMIGGGAGMLLFCQPLFDCLDEIRRKNKDAYIIFPLAAAKQFRQNDAKRLANKENIVFVSGRYEGIDERVIEKYANEVFSIGEFVLTGGELPSLVMTDAIARNVEGVLGNADSLEVESYENNLLEAPSFAKPENYQNLSVIKEFLKGNHSKICDLKFQMSNCKTKYYRPNKERR; translated from the coding sequence TTGAAATTTACATTTGTAACACTTTTCCCAAATTTAATTGAACCATATTTTAAAGATTCTATATTAAAAAGAGCAGTTGATTCAAGTTTTATATCTTATGAGTTTTATAATCCAAGAGATTTTACAACTAATAAACATAAAAAAGTAGATGATACAATGATAGGTGGTGGAGCTGGAATGCTTCTTTTCTGTCAGCCACTTTTTGATTGTCTTGATGAAATAAGGCGAAAAAATAAAGATGCTTATATTATTTTTCCATTAGCTGCAGCAAAGCAGTTTCGTCAAAATGATGCAAAAAGATTAGCTAATAAAGAAAATATTGTTTTTGTAAGTGGAAGATATGAGGGAATCGATGAGAGGGTTATTGAAAAATATGCAAATGAAGTGTTTAGCATAGGTGAATTTGTATTAACTGGTGGAGAATTACCATCTTTAGTTATGACAGATGCAATTGCTAGAAATGTAGAAGGTGTTTTAGGAAATGCTGATTCTTTGGAAGTTGAAAGCTATGAAAATAATCTTTTAGAAGCACCATCTTTTGCAAAACCTGAAAATTACCAAAATTTAAGTGTCATTAAAGAATTTTTAAAGGGAAACCATAGTAAAATTTGCGACTTAAAATTCCAGATGTCCAATTGTAAGACAAAATATTATAGACCTAATAAGGAAAGACGATGA